TATCTGTATCGTGTATGACTGCAGTTGTAAGTCACGTGACCAGCCTAGTTTGAACGATTGCCTATTGTCTACACCACCTAAAATGAATGATTTGACTGGAATTCTACTTTGTTTTCGAATGAATAGATACGCCATAGCAACAGACATAGAGAAGGCTTTTCTTAATATTGGTCTAGACGAGAAGGCTCGAGATGTCACGCGATTTCTATGGTTTCAGCGACCCTAACAACGCAGACAGCGACTTTACAACATACAGATTCCGTGCAGTCCTTTTCGGAGCTACGTCATCACCTTTCATTCTGAGCGCAACAATATTGAAGCACTTTGAACTCAACAGCGACAAGAAGGCGAGTGAGTACTTACGACAAGATCTATACGTTGACAACGTTATTTCAAGCTTCCAACAGGAAGATTAGCTTCTACAGTTCTACAGCGAGTCACGTGAACTAATGTCGTCTGCAGATTTCAATTTGAGGTCCTGGAGGTCTAACAGTAACAAGCTCCGTGTGCAAGTAATCAAAGATTCAGTCTTAAATTTAGATCGATGTCCTAAGGTACTCGGCATGAGATGGGACACAGAGAGTGACATTGTACTGTATCCAGCAAAGAACATCCTAACTACCCAGATTATTACCAAGAGAGAAATATTGCCTACTTAGTCCAGTTTCTATCAGAGCGAAGCTACTCCTCCAAGAATTATGGCAACTGAAGTTTGAATGGGACATGCCCTTACCGCACGacataaaagaaaaatggcgTAGTTTACTTACAAACTTGAATTCCGTGACAATCACTACGTTTCCTAGATACTACTTTGAGAATACACCGCTTACATCCAACTACACCTGTATTCACATATTCTGCGACGCTAGTTTGTTATCTTATGGTGCTACGGCATACGTATGCAGAGATAACCAGTCTACATTCATGATGGCTATGACGCGTCTTGCTCCGTTGAAAAAGTTAACGTTATCGAGGTTAGAACTGATGACTGCAGTGATTGGTTCCAGACTCTGTAAGCTACTGCAGAAAAACACCAGCATACCACAGATATACCTTTGGTCAGACAGTCAGATTGTGTTGTACTGGCTCCAGACGTCCAAGACACTCCAGCGATTCGTTAGGAACCGTGTGACTGAAATCCGCGAGCTGACCGAAAACCGGAAATGGAGGTATTGCCCGACGAAGGACAATCCCGCAGATTTAGTCACCAGTGGAATTTCGACATCGCACTTCAAGAACAGTGATCTATAGTTTCACGGACCTAAAAGGCTCACTACACCTGACAGTTGGCcagttttgcaaaaaagagatactGTTACTATGGCAACGATTACAGATCCAGTACCTACTAGCAAATCTGAAGATACAGCTTTACCAGTGAACAACAGCAGTTTTGTCGACATGTCAAGATTCAGCTCGTTGGCAAAGTTACTCAGAGTTACCGCTTATGTACTGCGTTTCATAGATAACTGTCAAGGCGGGAGGTCTACTGGAAGTCAAGAAACTTTAACTAGAGAGGAACTTCACAGGGCAGAGGAGGTGTACATACGAAGCTGCAAAATGTCTAAATATCAAGCAGAAGTGAAAGATATACAGACCAAGAGATACAAACTCCCACTATCTAGACAACTAATTATTTCTCGACAATGGAATTCTGAAGTGCCATGGATGTATCCACAATGCACCACTAGAC
The Mercenaria mercenaria strain notata unplaced genomic scaffold, MADL_Memer_1 contig_5090, whole genome shotgun sequence DNA segment above includes these coding regions:
- the LOC128554524 gene encoding uncharacterized protein LOC128554524 translates to MATITDPVPTSKSEDTALPVNNSSFVDMSRFSSLAKLLRVTAYVLRFIDNCQGGRSTGSQETLTREELHRAEEVYIRSCKMSKYQAEVKDIQTKRYKLPLSRQLIISRQWNSEVPWMYPQCTTRRSDQVPVPLPAKHSFTNLVIKDAHSRLLHAGVS
- the LOC128554523 gene encoding uncharacterized protein LOC128554523 — encoded protein: MPLPHDIKEKWRSLLTNLNSVTITTFPRYYFENTPLTSNYTCIHIFCDASLLSYGATAYVCRDNQSTFMMAMTRLAPLKKLTLSRLELMTAVIGSRLCKLLQKNTSIPQIYLWSDSQIVLYWLQTSKTLQRFVRNRVTEIRELTENRKWRYCPTKDNPADLVTSGISTSHFKNSDL